The DNA window AACATATCTCTGGGGAAAGTATTATATAATTGACAAAGAAACTGGTGACCTTATACCAATTGAAGACTTCAAGAATAAAAATTCAAAATATCAAAATGTAGATCTAAGAAAAAAATATCATCCATTTTTCGATATAGTAATTAACCCCAGAATAAAAATTGATTATGATGAAAATACAATTTTTATTAAAAGGGGGAAGCAATGAAGAGAAAAGTTAAAATAATTGGATTATTTTTAATAATATTCTTTTTTTCATTTAATGCTAAAGCCGGCTATTTCCCCTTAGAAGGAGGTACACCTGATGATTTTTCTTCGTCATTCGGTCCGAGATGTCTCAATAATAGTTACGATTTTCATGAAGGGCTGGATATAGGAAATGTTGATGTCGGAGATTATGTATACTGTATTATATATCTGGATATATACCGCCAGATTTGACTGCTCTGGAAGAGTATTTAAAAGATATGATGGAGATGGATAGTCTGGATTATGAGCCTTATAAGAATATAGAGAAGAAAATTGTTACGATAAATATACCAGTGAAATTTGCCCTAAAGCCTGCCTATCCAAACCCATTTAATCCTGTTACCACAATACCATTTGAATTACCAGAAGATTCAAAGGTAAGAATGGATGTATATGATATACTTGGTAGAAGAGTGGTTGAACTGATTCCGCAGGAATCCATATGGACAAACGGTATTTATACAGCTGGATATCATAACATAACCTTGAATGAAGCAAATCTTGCAAGTGGTGTATATATCGTAAGAGCTGAGATGATATCGATGAAAGATAACAGCAGACATAGCTTCATAAGAAAGGTGATGTTGCTGAAGTGAGAGTGGTTCTATAAATGGGGGGGATGGTGAGTTTTTACTCAACATCCCCTTTTATTTTATTACAATGAGAAATCTATTTAAATATTTTTTTAACATAATAACATTAATTATAATAATTCTAGTAATCCTGGCTATCGATAACTCTGTACACCATCCCTACCATACTCCCAAAAACTATATTTTTATATCTATTGTCCCTCTTGTATGTTTAATTTCTTTAATAATCGGTTTCAGAAGAAATAATTCTCAACTGTCATTCACGATTATAGAAACACTGTTACTTGTTAGAATAACATGGCTATTTATTACAAATCCAACATTATGGAAAAGTACCAGTTTACTCGGTCACTGGATTATTTTATCCTTAATAGTTCTAACACTACTTATAAGGCAAATAGCCGATATTATCTTTATAAGAGCGTTTATTACATCCCTTTTCCTCCTCGGGACTATTCAATCTATTGTTGGTCTATTTCAACATTTTACAATAAGAGAAGTACCTGAAGGTATTATAAAAACAGTAATGATTGGCACGGTTGGTACTGCAAATGGATATGGCTCATTTTTAGCTATCTCATTAATTGCTGGACTATACTTATTAGTAAAATATAGAAAAAAGACCTTTGTTTTATCTACTATTATTCCAATACAAATCTTAATTCTTTTATCACTTATGCTTAATATGAGTAGAGGCGCTATACTAAGTCTATGCGTATGTATCCTTTTAGTCACTGGTTATATTTTATACAAAAAGTTTAATATTAACTTAAATTTGATATACCTTATTTTGCCAGGTTTATTTCTTATTTTTATAATAATTCTTTATAGAATCAATCCAGAATCTGCAAAAGGAAGAATAATGGAGTGGAGAATATCTCTTCCAATGTTTATTGAAAATCCGATTAAGGGGATTGGATACGGTAGATATGCGGTTGAATATCTTAATTATCAGGGCAGGTTTTTTGCCAATGGTAAACATAAGCAACTGGAATATAAAGCAACTAATATCAAACAAGCTCACAATGAATATATTCAAGCTTTTTGCGAAGCGGGGTTGATTGGTGGAGCTTTGTTTATATCTATATGGGTAATAGCTATATACAATCTGGCTAAGTTTTCTTTCAATAAAAATTTAAATATAGAATATGTAACTACTGGACTTATATTACTTGTTTTATTAATTCATTCGTTGGTAGATACACCACTGCATGTTTTGCCACTCTCTGTGGTTGCATATTCCATTCTTGGTACTGTCCCTGGGAAAAAGTATGTATTTCATATTTCAGGAAAATTAAAATATTTGATCTTAGCAATACTTATAGCATACACAGGGTATACGTCTCATAAACTTATCTACCAATATCCTGCTTACAAATACTGGCAGAAAGGTGTATACTTTGCAAATATCCAACGCATGAGACTGGCAGAATATGAATATAGAAGGGCATTAAAAATATTGAAAGACAATGGTGAGCTATTATTTCATCTAGGTTCTTCACTTGTTATTAGTGGAGATTATACAAGAGGTATTTATTATCTTAATAAATCGAGATTAAATTTTAACGACAGAAATATATATCTTTCACTTGCCTTAGCTTATACGAGATTAAAAGAGTATGAAAAAGCTATAAAATACGCAGAAATAGCGCACAATATGTTTCCCGATCACCTTGCACCGTATCTAATTCTCGGGGAGATATATTACTATACCGGGGATTATGAAAAATCAAAGAAATCTTTGATTAAATGCATAAACAGAGACACCTATATACAATCAACTGATATTACTCAAATTTCCATGGATGCAAGAAATTTATGGGAAAGATTTTATAATCGTGAACACTAAGGTTACTTTACTCGTATTAGCATTATTATTAATATTTAACTGTTCAAAAAAGGGAAGTAATGAAATTAGACTAATTATTTCAGAACCCCTTATAAATAGAGTTTCAGATACCGTCAGTAATAGACATGATTCTGGTTGTGTCGGGTTCTACAAAAAACATTTTCCTCCTGAGATACTGACAGAAAAGTATTTTAATACAGATTCTTTAAAGATACTTAAAAAAATAACCGGTATAAATTGGTATCCTCTTGAGACTGAAGACACAATAATAAACTTTGTAAATATATTCCCTCCTGAAGATGACACAAATAGAGTTGTATATGTTGCAGAAATAGTAGAATCTAAATCTGATAAAGAAAAAATCTTATCCCTTGGTTCTGATGACGGTTTTATACTTTATGTCAATGGAGACTCTGTTGCCAGCTGGCATACAGGGCGGCAGGTACTACCTAACGATGATTTCATCCGTTTCAAACTAAGAAGAGGTAAAAATATACTTTTATATAAAATTGATCAGGGGACAGGCTACTGGGGTTTATACAGAAAATTTGTTTCTCAAAATTTAATTAAAAAGACTGCCTACTCCCGTGTAGCCTACTACTTTGGAGACCTACCCGAATCCTGTATCCTACCTGATACATCAAAATTCCTACAGCTAAAGTTTAAAAATAAATGGTTCTACGATAAGTTTTTTCATGTAGTAATTGGATTTAGAGAAATGAATAAAAATGGCAACTACCTTTCAAGAAAAAATTTTATACCTTCCAGGATTCCAGAATGGATAAGATTGCCTGATAAATTTAAGGGAAAAGTTATTTATGAAATAGAAGTATATGATGTAAATGACAGTTTACTTTATAAAGAGGAAATTCCTATCTTTTATGAAAAAACGGTTAATTATATAATAAAAAATATTTTGAATCATAAATTAAATATCGATGATCCAGTGTATATAGCAAGATATAATGCAGTTATGACAATGTTTGATATAATGGATGATTCATATGAAGTTCAATTTTCAACCAGGATGAAAGCCCATGCTCTATTTGATCTGTATAGATACTACATAGGTTTAAATCCATATACTGGTCTATTTAGTTCAGGGCCTCGAGTATGGGGATATAGATCCCGGATCGATAGCACAGTTCAACCATATAGAGTATTTATACCTTATAAATTACCATGTAATAAATATGGAAAATTCAATCTCATTATAATAATCAGGTGGGCACTACAAAAGGACATAAACTACTGGAAAACGCAAATGATCAGGTCACACTGGCGGACAGCAAAGCGGGTTGAGCTTAGCACGCAATATCAAACAATACTTGTAGTACCCGGTGGAAGAGGTAAAGAAAACTATACAGGAAAATCAGAGGAAGAGATACCGATAATAATAGATGATATTTCATCTATTTTTAGTATTAAAAAAGACAATATATCATTTTATGCTGATAGTGATGCACCAATGCTATTAATTAGTTTGATGAAAAGAGTAAGACTACCCGCTTCAAACATTGGCTTTTCAAAGCCGATTTTCCCAGATAAAGATAAATACATGATCTCAACTCTGAGATGGATAAAAAAGTTATATCCAGAAGTAAAATGGTATATATGGCAGGCTGGCGAAGATAAGAAAGCGCCAATAAACGTTACTGTGAAATGGATAGATTATATGAAAAAACTGGACTTTGATCTAAGATATTTCATCGAACCACATTCAAACCATGATGTCTATATAGGTGATCAAGAAAAAGCATTTTATGAAATCATAAATAGATGGGAATAGGTATGAAGGCAAAGTTGTATTTTCCTATGTTAATTACTTCGATTTTTATCCTAATGTGCACACGTAATGTAGAAAAAAATTGTATTTATGTGGATATGAGTAATGAGCATGATAAAAGTAATTTCATGCCAGAGAAAGGTGACAGTGTATTTATAAAAGTTTATTTTGATAATAAAAAATACAAAATCTTACCAATGTTAGATATTAATAATGATTGGATTTATAGCATCCCGATAAGAAAAGTAACAAA is part of the Candidatus Neomarinimicrobiota bacterium genome and encodes:
- a CDS encoding T9SS type A sorting domain-containing protein, which encodes MTALEEYLKDMMEMDSLDYEPYKNIEKKIVTINIPVKFALKPAYPNPFNPVTTIPFELPEDSKVRMDVYDILGRRVVELIPQESIWTNGIYTAGYHNITLNEANLASGVYIVRAEMISMKDNSRHSFIRKVMLLK
- a CDS encoding O-antigen ligase family protein, encoding MRNLFKYFFNIITLIIIILVILAIDNSVHHPYHTPKNYIFISIVPLVCLISLIIGFRRNNSQLSFTIIETLLLVRITWLFITNPTLWKSTSLLGHWIILSLIVLTLLIRQIADIIFIRAFITSLFLLGTIQSIVGLFQHFTIREVPEGIIKTVMIGTVGTANGYGSFLAISLIAGLYLLVKYRKKTFVLSTIIPIQILILLSLMLNMSRGAILSLCVCILLVTGYILYKKFNINLNLIYLILPGLFLIFIIILYRINPESAKGRIMEWRISLPMFIENPIKGIGYGRYAVEYLNYQGRFFANGKHKQLEYKATNIKQAHNEYIQAFCEAGLIGGALFISIWVIAIYNLAKFSFNKNLNIEYVTTGLILLVLLIHSLVDTPLHVLPLSVVAYSILGTVPGKKYVFHISGKLKYLILAILIAYTGYTSHKLIYQYPAYKYWQKGVYFANIQRMRLAEYEYRRALKILKDNGELLFHLGSSLVISGDYTRGIYYLNKSRLNFNDRNIYLSLALAYTRLKEYEKAIKYAEIAHNMFPDHLAPYLILGEIYYYTGDYEKSKKSLIKCINRDTYIQSTDITQISMDARNLWERFYNREH